ACGTCGGGCTTTCGGCGCTGCTCAACGTGCCGCGGATCCGCGCGGCTCTGGGAAGCGCCGAGGCGGCCGGCGCGCAGCCGCGATAAGCTAGCCCGGCCATGCCCTTCGAGATCCTGCTCGCGAGCCCGCGCGGCTTCTGCGCCGGCGTCGACCGTGCGATCGAGATCGTCGAGCTCGCGCTCGAAGTCTACGGGAAGCCCGTCTACGTGCGCCACGAGATCGTGCACAACCGACACGTGGTCGGCGGCCTGCGCCGGCAGGGCGCGATCTTCACCGAGAATCTCGCGGAGGTTCCCGAGGGCAGCCTGCTGATCTTCAGCGCGCACGGGATCTCGCCGGCCGTGCGCCGCGAGGCCGAGCAGCGCAAGCTCCGCACACTCGACGCCACCTGCCCGCTCGTTACCAAGGTGCACGTCGAGGCGCTGCGCTACGCGCGCGACGGCTTCGACATCGTGCTGGTCGGACACCGCGGCCACGTCGAGGTCGAGGGCACGCTCGGCCACGCTCCGGGCCGCATGCACCTGGTCGAGACGATCGCCGACGTCGCGAAGCTCGAGATTCGCAGCCCCGACAAGCTCGCGGTGGTGACCCAGACCACGCTCTCGGTGGACGACACGCGCGAGATCATCGCCGCGCTCCGCGCGCGCTTCCCGAACATCCGCCTGCCCGGCAAGGACGACATCTGCTACGCGACGCAGAACCGCCAGAACGCGGTCAAGGCGCTGACCGAACGCTGCGACGTCGTACTGGTGGTGGGCGCGACGAGCTCGAGCAATTCGAATCGACTGGTCGAGGTCGCCGCCGCGCGCGGCGCGCGCGCACAGCTGGTCGAGGACGCGCAGAGCATCGACCCGCGCTGGCTCGAGGGTTCGAGCTGCGTCGGCGTGACCGCCGGCGCCTCGACGCCAGAGTTCCTGGTGAAGGCGGTGACCGAGCGGCTGGTCGAGCTCGGCGGACGTCGCGTGGAGTCGCTCGCGATCGTCGACGAAGGCGTTCGATTCACATTGCCGCCCGAGCTCAAACGCGGCGCGCGCTTCGCGGCCCCCGGCGAGTGAGTTCCCTGCTCGATACCCTGATCGCCGCGGCCCTGCGCGGCGAGGCCACGAGCGGCGCATTCGAGGCGCTCGGCGCCAGCGACCCCGCGCTCACCGCGACACGGGTGGGCGAGGCCGTGGCACACGACGATCTCGCGGCCGCGCGCGAGCGCTGGCTTCCCGAGCTCCTGCTCTCCGCTCGACCCGGCTACGCGGCGCACTGCCTGGTGGAGCTCGCGGCGCGCTACCGCGGCACGCGCGGACGTCCGCTCGATCTCTCGAGAATGCCGGGCCTGCCTCGCCTGCTCGGGTCGAGCGACTTCCTCGCGCGCCTGCTGCTTCGCCACCCGCATTGGTGCGAGGAGCTCGCGGGCGATCCGCCCGACGCACCCGACGCCGGGACGATCGAGCCCGACTGGACCGCGATCCGGATCGCGAAATACAAGGGCCTGCTGCGCATCGCCGCGCGCGACATCGCGGGACGGCCCTTCGAGCACAGCCTCGACGAGCTGTCGCAGCTCGCCGATCGCTGCCTCGGCGCTGCGCTCGGCGCGGCCTCGCGCGAGACCGACGCGCCGCCGCCCGCGCTCTTCGCGCTCGGCAAACTCGGCGGCGCGGAGCTGAACTTCTCGTCCGACGTCGACCTGCTCTTCCTGTACGAGTCCGCGGAGGGCGAGCCCGACATGGAGCGCCACGCGAGCGTCGCGCGCCTGGTGCAGGTCTTCAAGAAACACCTCGAGGTTCCGAGTGAGGACGGCTTCGGCTACCGCGTCGATCTCGAGCTTCGGCCCGAGGGGCGCGGCGGCGTGATCGCAAATCCCGTCGACGCGGCGCTCGGCTACTACGAGAGCTTCGGCGCGGACTGGGAGCGCCAGATGATGATCCGGCTGCGCCACGTCGCCGGCCCGCGCGCGACGGCCGAGGCGTTCGAGCGCGGGATCGGACCGTTCGTCTGGCGCCGCTCCGTCGGGCCCGAGGCGATCCGGGGCGTGCGCGCGATGAAGCGGCGCATCGAGGACGAGCGGCTCGAA
This portion of the Deltaproteobacteria bacterium genome encodes:
- the ispH gene encoding 4-hydroxy-3-methylbut-2-enyl diphosphate reductase; translated protein: MPFEILLASPRGFCAGVDRAIEIVELALEVYGKPVYVRHEIVHNRHVVGGLRRQGAIFTENLAEVPEGSLLIFSAHGISPAVRREAEQRKLRTLDATCPLVTKVHVEALRYARDGFDIVLVGHRGHVEVEGTLGHAPGRMHLVETIADVAKLEIRSPDKLAVVTQTTLSVDDTREIIAALRARFPNIRLPGKDDICYATQNRQNAVKALTERCDVVLVVGATSSSNSNRLVEVAAARGARAQLVEDAQSIDPRWLEGSSCVGVTAGASTPEFLVKAVTERLVELGGRRVESLAIVDEGVRFTLPPELKRGARFAAPGE